DNA from Ignavibacteria bacterium:
TATTGAAACAGTTAGATCATATTTAAGATATTTTAAAATTTTCTTTAACTTTCTTGTCGAAGAAGAATATATATTAAAATCACCAATTCCAAAGAAATTTATGCCTAGGTCTCCTAAGAAACTCATCAAAACTTTTGATTCTAATATGATAGAGAATATACTCTCGCTTGCTAAACAAAGAGACCATAAGTATTACTGTTTTCTTAAAATGTTATTATTAACCGGGCAACGGCCAGGAGATGTTCTAAATTTTCGGTTTAAGGATATGAATTTAGAAAAGGATTTATTATTTATAAAGATTTCAAAGACCGATAAACAAATCTACTTTCCAATATATAATGAATTAAGGAAATTCATACTGACTGATATTATGCAATATCAGATTGAACCGGAGGACTTAATATTTGAAGGTTTTAATATAAGCATTGTTAGCAAGAGATTGATTCGAATAAAGAAGCAATTAAATATTAAAGAAAGAGGATATGATTTAAAGACTTTCAGGAAAACTTTTGGGACACATTTAGCTTCTAAAGGAATAGATAGGACTAAAGTTGCGGATTTATTAGGACATGAATCTGTTGCCACGACAATAAAATATTATGCAAAAGTTAAAGCTGAAAACTTGAAAGAAGATTTAAATAAAGTGTTCGTTTCTTAAAAAATCGCTGACAAAATCGCTGACACTTTCATAATTCTAACATTTCCTTGAAATAAAAAGCCCTGTAAGTGTATTATATTACAGGGCTTTACTTTTTATATCTAAGATTTATAAAATACTATATCTAATGATTAAGAGTCATTTGCTCTACCAGCTGAGCTAAGGACGCATATTAAAATATTGAAATTTTTAATGTTTTTCAATGTTTTAAAATCGCGTCCTTCCTGCTTTTACCTGAAATTACCCACTTTTTTGAAAAATCGCTGAAAGAATTTCTGATAAATTGCTGAAAGAATTTAAGAGGAATTTCATGTAACTAATAACCAAAAGGATAATCCTTATTCTTCATTCGTTTACATATTATAATAATTAAAGAATTCCATTAACAATTTTTAAATTTTTATGGCATAATATTGGTAATGGGTTAATTATACTTTTAATTCATATAAAAATTAATCTATTACGAATGAAATTAGTATTAAGTATTTTATTATATAAAATACATATACTAAATATGGCAGACGTACATGATAAAAAGACTCGAAGCTATAATATGTCCCAAATAAAATGTCGAGATACAAAACCAGAACAGATAGTTCGTAAATTTATATTTAAAAACGGATTTAGATATAAAAAAAACGTAATAAATTTACCTGGAAAACCTGATATTGTTTTACCAAAATATAAAACAATTATATTTGTTCACGGTTGTTTCTGGCATGGACATAAAAATTGTCAATACGCTTCTATTCCTAAAACAAAAACTGAATGGTGGTTAAATAAGATAGGAAAGAATAAGCTTAATGATGCTAAGCATTTTAAAGCTCTTAAAAAGTTAGGTTGGCAAGTATTTATTATTTGGGAATGCAATATTAAAAAAAATAATCAAACATATTTATTAAATTTAATTAATAATTTAACGGAAATAAAAATTAATGGCACGAAAAAGAAAACCTAGATTAATTGATTTATTTTGTGGTGCGGGAGGATTAAGTAAAGGTTTTGAAATGGCAGGATTTAAAACTCTATTAGGAATTGATAGCATTCAGAGATTTACAGAAACTTTTCAATTAAATCATACAAATTCAAAAACAATATGTGGAGATATTACTAAAATAACAGTTGATGAAATAAAAAAAATTATCAACAATTTAGAAGTTGATGTTATAGTTGGAGGACCACCTTGTCAGGGATTTAGTATGGCAGGTCAAAGAGATCCTAAAGACCCAAGAAATTCTCTTTTTATGGAATATGTTAGAATAGTTGAGGGTTTAAAACCTACTTATTTCGTAATGGAAAATGTTCCCGGTATACTAACTATGGAAACTGCTTCTGGACAGAATGTATTATCTATTATATTAACAGAATTTAAGAGACTTGGATATACCGTTGAATATAAAAAGCTTTTAGCTTCAGATTATGGTGTACCTCAAAAAAGGAAACGAATAATTTTTATTGGAACAAATAAAAATAAAAAGATACATTTTCCTAAACCAACACATTCTGAAATCAATGCTGAAGGATTATTTGAACCTCCATTAAAAAAATGGAAACCTGTAAAAGAAGTTTTGTTTAAAAAAAACGAAGTTGAAAAATCGTATTTCCATTCCAAAAAAATGATTGAAGGTTTTATAAAAAGAACCGCTGTTAACCGGAAAAAAGGAAATGGTTTTGGATGGCAAATATTGGATTTGAATAAACCTTCATATACTATTTCTGCACGATATTGGAAAGATGGTTCTGATGCATTAGTAAAATATTCTGAGACAGAAATTAGGATGTTAACGCCACGCGAATGTGCTAGAATTCAGACATTTCCAGATACATTTAAATTTGTTGGTAATAAAAAAGAACAATATATGCAAATTGGAAATGCAGTACCACCGCTTTTGGGGAAGGCTATTGCAGAATCTATTTTAGAACAAATTATTTAAACTCAAATTCGGGAAGTTCCTTAATAAATTCTGATACTTTCCGAATTTTTTCAATATTTGTTATCTCATCAGCTTTTATTTTTTGACTATCTAATAAATATCCTGAAAATTCATCAATGAGTAAATAGTTATTCGAGGTGTAAATCTTAAAAATTTTTTTAGGAATGTTATTTATAGTTGCGCATAAAAACATGGGATTTTCTGTTATTTTTTTAGCTAAATTATTAGGGATTTTTGTAATCAAATTACCTGTTTCTTCGCCTTTCCTGTTTATGACTTTCACAATATCCAAATTTTTTTGTTCAACAACTAAAACTTTTTCATTTTCGATATTACCATATCCAGTACATAATGTGCGTAATTCACATTCAAAGCATGCGATTGGATTTGATTCTCTTAGTTGACTATTGCCTTTAGTACCAAACCGAGTGCACCATTGAGTAAAATAAAAACTTTTCATATTAGTCTTATTTGCTTGACTTGCATACCAAATTATTCTTTCAAGTTTTCCTAAATTTGAAAATGAGTTTAAAAATCCTTCTATATTATTAGTAAATCCTAGAACGTAGAAGGCAAATGATTCAATCCAAATATCTATCGGAATAGCATTAATATTCCCGAAACCTTGTTGCAAAAAGCATCCAATAACTTTTGGGGCAACTCCTTTAAATTTTTTTGATAAATAAAAATTAATATAAAAATCTTTATCCCATAATTTATAATCTTTTGCAAAAGCAAACATTATAGAAGAAATAAAATAACAAGCTCTCCACGGGTGCCTGTTAAATGCATCAATTAATCTTTCGATTATGTGTCTTTCCTTTGCATTTAAAATATTTTGGTCTTCAAATTCTAAGCCAATAGTTTTAATATATTGTTCTTTATCTCTAGGCCATGCTTTATGCATACTTGAAAATTCTGTTCCATCAATATTTACTATAGAAGTAAAGCTATGATTATATACTTTTAATATAGTATCAAATAAATCAGAAAATTTTGGAAAATTTTTAAGATTATTTGATAGCAAATCATTATAAGTAGGAAGAATATAAAACTCATAAAAACTCCATTTTCCTTCTATATTAATTTTTTCCCCAAAAATACTTAGAAAATTGTAAAGCATTCTCATTTCGCTTTGTCTTCCTGTTTTCGGTTGCCATGCAGCTACAAACCGGACAATCGAATAAACTTCTTCATAATATCTTCCAAAAGGTATATGCTTGCCAAAAGAATTTTCTAGTAAAGTAAATATACGGTTCAACACTGGAAAATATTTTTCTTCTTTTGAACAGCACACTTTTACATCATCAATTGATATTTTATCAGATAGTCCAAACCTATTTTCAAGTTCTGTAATTGTTTTCTCTTTTAAATCTTGAGAATTACTCAGATTCTTATTTGATAAAAATAAAATATCGACTGTACAAAATTCACCTCTTACTTCTTTAAATGAAATACTTATAGGAAATCCATAAACTCTATCCTTGCCATAACTAAAATGAACATAGATCATAGGGAAATGAGGAAGATCTGGATAATATAATTCAAAAAAGGGAATCCATTGAATAGGAATATTCTTTAATGTTAAAATGTTTTCGTATTTGATACTTTCCATATATAATAATTAAAATTTAAATGATGATTTTAAACCTAAAATCCATAAATTATATCTTATTTCTAAACTTTACTATATGTTAGATGTTATTAAAAGCTAATGATTATAGGAAAATTATAAGCTGTATTAAAGTATGAACTTTATGGAGTATTAAATAAAATTTATAGATATCGAGCACATTTGAGACTACTCTTGGAAATTATAAAAATATGTGAACAGTATAAACTCATATTTTTATATTGACGTTCATATAATAATGATATAAATTTTAAACCTGTTGTGCCGATTTTTTAAACAAAATAATAAAGTAATTGTTGTGTGTTAACTCGTAGATATTTTATATTAACACATTGATTCAAATTATTCCGTAAAATATGGCGGACGGTTGCAATTTATATCTTACTGAAAGTGATTTAATTCAAGCTCAAAATTCTTTAAAAGTTGGATATTTGAAAAATACAGAAAATGATGCACAGACTATGCTTGATTTATACATCAAAAATAATGTTGAGGAATTTAAAAAAACGATTTTTGATTCTTCAAAACCCCAATACAAAATTATAGATGATTTGTTAAGAAAAGCTTTCAAAAATGATTTAAGTGACACTGACTTAAATCACTTACCCAAAGCTCTATTGACAATTCTAAAT
Protein-coding regions in this window:
- a CDS encoding site-specific integrase, coding for MATLYEKRGRWYIDYVLNGKKKTKNTKLPATKIFKTEAEKIKLKIELLIKSNENKFITKTEGMSLETASEKYVEYLLSKSKNHLLSFKTAFSQISLYISPQKNIKDIIKEDIKLLISELKTNRSIETVRSYLRYFKIFFNFLVEEEYILKSPIPKKFMPRSPKKLIKTFDSNMIENILSLAKQRDHKYYCFLKMLLLTGQRPGDVLNFRFKDMNLEKDLLFIKISKTDKQIYFPIYNELRKFILTDIMQYQIEPEDLIFEGFNISIVSKRLIRIKKQLNIKERGYDLKTFRKTFGTHLASKGIDRTKVADLLGHESVATTIKYYAKVKAENLKEDLNKVFVS
- the vsr gene encoding DNA mismatch endonuclease Vsr, which translates into the protein MKLVLSILLYKIHILNMADVHDKKTRSYNMSQIKCRDTKPEQIVRKFIFKNGFRYKKNVINLPGKPDIVLPKYKTIIFVHGCFWHGHKNCQYASIPKTKTEWWLNKIGKNKLNDAKHFKALKKLGWQVFIIWECNIKKNNQTYLLNLINNLTEIKINGTKKKT
- a CDS encoding DNA cytosine methyltransferase, translating into MARKRKPRLIDLFCGAGGLSKGFEMAGFKTLLGIDSIQRFTETFQLNHTNSKTICGDITKITVDEIKKIINNLEVDVIVGGPPCQGFSMAGQRDPKDPRNSLFMEYVRIVEGLKPTYFVMENVPGILTMETASGQNVLSIILTEFKRLGYTVEYKKLLASDYGVPQKRKRIIFIGTNKNKKIHFPKPTHSEINAEGLFEPPLKKWKPVKEVLFKKNEVEKSYFHSKKMIEGFIKRTAVNRKKGNGFGWQILDLNKPSYTISARYWKDGSDALVKYSETEIRMLTPRECARIQTFPDTFKFVGNKKEQYMQIGNAVPPLLGKAIAESILEQII